The Canis lupus familiaris isolate Mischka breed German Shepherd chromosome X, alternate assembly UU_Cfam_GSD_1.0, whole genome shotgun sequence genome has a segment encoding these proteins:
- the CT83 gene encoding kita-kyushu lung cancer antigen 1 has protein sequence MLLLLLSGILFAFLFVFWKSRFQSSVGEMSSNSTSLALVRPTSSTGSTKSNTDKSLSVNSLSREILINFPHTIAMQKQILVNLRIVEYKLAELELFLVFKDLNGALVNWKSTDRD, from the exons ATGCTGTTGCTTCTACTGAGCGgcattctgtttgcttttctgtttgtcttctgGAAAAGCCGCTTTCAG AGCAGCGTTGGTGAAATGTCATCAAATTCGACTTCTCTTGCACTAGTAAGACCAACCTCTTCTACTGGGTCAACTAAGAGCAATACTGATAAGAGTCTTTCAGTCAACAGCCTCTCTCGGGAAATCTTAATTAATTTCCCACACACGATAGCCATGCAGAAGCAAATATTGGTAAACCTCAGGATCGTGGAATACAAGCTGGCTGAATTGGaactttttctagttttcaagGATTTAAATGGTGCATTAGTTAACTGGAAATCTACTGACAGAGATTAG